The following are encoded together in the Rhodothermales bacterium genome:
- a CDS encoding IS1595 family transposase — MKELCLRDFLTLFGTTEGCLDFIRRQRWPDGIPCRKCERVTKHHLIVERKCYSCQECGSHVHPTVGTIFEKSRVSLPDWFFVIWQFSKTRAGFSAKQIEREIGVSYPTALRMCNLIRSRFGESPSLSGIVEADECYIGGRPRIRGVSKRGRGTRKVPVIGAVQRGGKIVVKAVDNVQRATVLPFLTQHIEEGTTVYTDELNVYDVLPDHGFEHGRVLHKQRQYAYTTDDGQNVHTNHLEGFWSYPKSAILRIHRGVSRRKLQGYLDEHTFRYNHRNSEEGIFGAMLTQVATPVPTLRQAA, encoded by the coding sequence GTGAAAGAGCTTTGCCTACGCGACTTCCTCACCCTCTTCGGCACGACCGAAGGGTGCCTCGACTTCATCCGGCGTCAACGTTGGCCGGACGGTATCCCGTGCCGGAAGTGTGAGCGCGTCACGAAGCATCATCTGATCGTGGAGCGGAAGTGCTACTCGTGTCAGGAGTGCGGTTCTCACGTACACCCCACGGTGGGGACGATCTTCGAGAAGTCCCGCGTATCCCTGCCCGATTGGTTCTTCGTGATCTGGCAGTTCTCAAAGACGCGGGCGGGGTTCTCGGCAAAGCAGATCGAACGCGAGATCGGCGTCTCGTATCCGACCGCCCTTCGGATGTGCAACCTCATCCGCTCTCGTTTCGGCGAGTCCCCTTCCCTGTCGGGTATCGTGGAAGCCGACGAGTGCTACATCGGCGGACGCCCGCGTATCCGGGGCGTCTCGAAGCGTGGGCGCGGCACGCGGAAGGTGCCCGTGATCGGGGCAGTCCAGCGCGGCGGGAAGATCGTCGTGAAGGCCGTTGACAACGTGCAGCGGGCAACGGTGCTGCCATTCCTTACTCAGCACATCGAAGAGGGTACGACGGTCTACACCGACGAACTCAACGTGTACGACGTGCTGCCCGATCATGGCTTCGAGCACGGGCGCGTGCTGCACAAGCAGCGGCAGTACGCCTATACGACCGACGACGGGCAGAACGTCCACACGAACCACTTAGAGGGGTTTTGGAGCTACCCGAAGAGCGCGATCCTTCGCATCCATCGGGGCGTGAGTCGGCGCAAGCTACAGGGGTACCTAGACGAGCACACGTTCCGGTACAACCACCGGAACAGCGAAGAGGGCATCTTCGGCGCGATGCTTACTCAGGTTGCTACTCCGGTTCCGACGCTTCGCCAAGCTGCGTAA
- a CDS encoding sodium:calcium antiporter, translating into AALPIFFTGYAIERWEGAVFLGCYVAYTVYLILDAADHAALDEYGAAMLYFVLPLLALTLAVLAARALRGQRQIGS; encoded by the coding sequence GGCGGCGCTGCCGATCTTCTTCACGGGCTACGCCATCGAGCGGTGGGAGGGGGCGGTGTTCCTCGGCTGCTACGTCGCGTACACGGTCTATCTCATCCTCGATGCGGCGGACCACGCGGCGCTCGACGAGTACGGTGCGGCTATGCTCTATTTCGTCCTGCCGCTGCTGGCGCTGACGCTGGCGGTGCTCGCGGCGCGCGCCCTGCGTGGACAGCGGCAGATCGGGTCGTGA
- a CDS encoding N-6 DNA methylase gives MPRHTPAAAPLFEGELTAAPPSSAIRLNAAGRLVDFLDAEKTRPDTPEERVRQEYVRTLVEEYGYPKELIALSVPISTGSTHTKEADIAVYLTPEARAHRRQGEIALIVETKAPDKTIGQNQLASYVFFTSTAGAVWTNGAEATYWRRMWKPQNHLRDWTNIPRYGESWDSVGHYTHGQLRPPRNLKQVFDRCHNAIYKAGSGSEMLAMDMVKVILAKYQDEMEAEGPDSLCAFRCTPEEAESEEGRAAVAQRVANLFAAVVESHPEVYNERDEIGIDPAPLATVVGELQPYRFVADYDDEQVYDVIGTAFEVYMADHLKGEKGQWFTNRLLVGAMVEMLAPTDKDVILDPACGPGGFLVACLRRVRHHIAQTTPSQVAQHAKFLKASKRVFGIDVAPHLVKVAKTNMILNGDGHGGIVRGNTLQSPVKLPPEFKLRPDAGRYNLRPTRIFANPPFGDNPELRVKDTEILTQFEVGHEWERGDGHWLRKTSRIVTGGVPPELLFLERCIDWLEPGGKLGIVIARGALDNVKALAARQYVLRHARLLGVIHAHPNTFKPFNGTKASVLLVEKKGHVGFEHDEDYPVFMAINQSIGQDSEGRDVYKRDKNGKVEVDADGVPVLDHDLDMIAHAWAQFEKGEEPDYEAAWTVPLSRITSTPEMRFNPTRYAPKAEAALSAVLEMAGSDEWEVEQIGDFATVFEGERFKRPYANKGVDSGEGVVRYYTPKAFFEARGESAKYLDWNKANATQERQLTELTLQTDWIVIANAGTAKKGALVGRVGLTTTEHAGSIGSNNLTRIVVEDPEKRAYLYRFLRSDLGHELLLRNVYGTNQDHVDLDDVKRIPIPFPKDKSRLHAITKRVEKVKSLRERAAVLDREAGEALDSVLKDVIKASTAESAEDALPFPDTDLSPTAQRTIQRMLDEGDDKGAADFLTQLGEASEPE, from the coding sequence ATGCCTCGACACACTCCCGCCGCCGCCCCTCTCTTCGAGGGCGAGCTTACCGCCGCGCCCCCGTCTTCTGCAATCCGGCTCAACGCAGCCGGTCGCCTCGTCGATTTCCTAGACGCTGAGAAGACGCGGCCCGATACGCCGGAGGAACGGGTGAGACAGGAGTACGTCCGAACGCTCGTCGAAGAGTACGGATACCCGAAGGAACTCATTGCCCTCTCGGTCCCGATCAGCACGGGGTCAACGCACACGAAGGAGGCAGACATCGCCGTGTACCTCACGCCGGAAGCGCGTGCCCACCGGAGGCAAGGGGAGATCGCGTTGATTGTCGAGACGAAAGCCCCGGACAAGACTATCGGGCAGAATCAACTGGCCTCCTACGTCTTCTTCACCTCGACAGCCGGGGCCGTTTGGACGAACGGTGCGGAGGCTACCTACTGGCGGCGGATGTGGAAGCCGCAGAACCACCTACGCGATTGGACGAACATCCCTCGCTATGGGGAATCGTGGGATTCGGTGGGGCACTACACACACGGTCAGTTGCGACCGCCCCGGAACCTCAAACAGGTTTTCGACAGGTGCCACAACGCCATTTACAAGGCGGGGAGCGGGAGCGAGATGCTCGCTATGGACATGGTGAAGGTGATCCTAGCGAAGTACCAAGACGAGATGGAAGCGGAAGGGCCGGACTCCCTGTGTGCGTTCCGCTGCACGCCCGAAGAGGCCGAATCTGAGGAAGGGCGGGCGGCTGTGGCCCAGAGAGTAGCGAACCTCTTCGCGGCGGTCGTCGAGTCACACCCGGAAGTGTATAACGAGAGAGACGAGATCGGGATTGATCCGGCCCCCCTCGCAACCGTCGTCGGCGAACTGCAACCCTACCGCTTCGTCGCTGACTACGACGACGAACAGGTGTATGATGTGATAGGGACGGCCTTCGAGGTATACATGGCCGATCACCTCAAAGGGGAGAAAGGGCAGTGGTTCACGAACCGCTTGCTCGTCGGTGCGATGGTCGAGATGTTGGCCCCCACTGATAAGGACGTGATCCTCGACCCGGCGTGCGGGCCGGGCGGCTTCCTAGTGGCCTGCCTGCGCCGTGTACGGCATCACATCGCCCAAACCACGCCGTCACAGGTCGCACAGCACGCGAAGTTTCTAAAGGCGTCCAAGCGTGTCTTCGGGATCGACGTTGCTCCGCACCTCGTGAAGGTGGCGAAGACGAACATGATCCTTAACGGGGACGGGCACGGCGGGATCGTGCGAGGGAACACGCTACAGAGCCCCGTCAAGCTCCCCCCAGAGTTCAAATTGCGCCCGGACGCGGGCCGGTACAATCTGCGCCCAACCCGAATCTTCGCCAATCCGCCGTTCGGCGACAACCCCGAACTCCGGGTTAAAGACACGGAGATTCTAACGCAGTTCGAGGTCGGTCACGAGTGGGAACGCGGCGACGGGCATTGGCTACGCAAGACAAGCCGGATAGTGACGGGAGGGGTCCCGCCCGAACTCCTGTTCTTGGAGCGGTGCATCGACTGGCTAGAGCCGGGCGGCAAGCTCGGCATCGTCATCGCGCGGGGTGCGCTCGACAACGTGAAGGCGCTAGCTGCCCGTCAGTACGTGCTGAGGCACGCCCGGCTGCTTGGGGTGATCCACGCGCACCCCAACACGTTCAAGCCGTTCAACGGCACGAAGGCATCCGTTCTGCTCGTCGAGAAGAAGGGGCACGTAGGCTTCGAGCACGACGAGGATTACCCCGTCTTCATGGCGATAAACCAGAGCATCGGCCAAGACTCAGAGGGGCGGGACGTATACAAGCGCGACAAGAACGGGAAGGTCGAAGTGGACGCCGACGGCGTGCCGGTGCTAGACCACGACCTCGACATGATCGCCCACGCTTGGGCGCAGTTCGAGAAGGGAGAGGAGCCGGATTACGAGGCGGCATGGACGGTGCCGCTGTCTCGTATCACGTCAACCCCTGAGATGCGGTTCAACCCCACGCGCTACGCTCCGAAGGCGGAAGCGGCGTTGTCTGCCGTGCTAGAGATGGCAGGCTCCGATGAATGGGAGGTTGAGCAGATCGGCGACTTTGCCACCGTCTTCGAGGGGGAGCGTTTTAAGCGGCCCTATGCTAACAAGGGCGTAGACAGCGGCGAGGGCGTCGTCCGGTACTACACGCCGAAGGCTTTCTTCGAGGCGAGAGGCGAGAGCGCGAAATACCTCGACTGGAATAAGGCGAACGCTACCCAAGAGAGACAGCTCACGGAGCTGACGCTACAGACGGATTGGATCGTCATTGCCAACGCGGGCACGGCGAAGAAGGGGGCGCTTGTTGGCAGGGTTGGACTCACGACGACCGAACACGCGGGCTCAATCGGTAGCAACAACTTGACGCGGATCGTGGTCGAAGACCCCGAAAAACGCGCCTATCTCTACCGCTTCCTTCGCTCCGATCTAGGCCACGAACTGCTGTTGCGGAACGTGTACGGGACGAACCAAGATCACGTTGACCTCGACGACGTGAAGCGCATTCCGATCCCGTTCCCGAAAGACAAGTCGAGACTGCACGCGATAACGAAGCGTGTCGAGAAAGTGAAGTCGCTTCGTGAGCGCGCCGCCGTTCTCGACCGGGAGGCAGGCGAAGCACTAGACAGCGTGCTCAAAGACGTAATCAAAGCGAGCACAGCCGAGAGTGCAGAGGATGCGCTACCGTTCCCCGATACCGATCTGTCCCCAACAGCACAGCGGACAATACAACGGATGCTAGACGAGGGCGACGACAAGGGAGCCGCTGACTTCCTTACGCAGCTTGGCGAAGCGTCGGAACCGGAGTAG
- a CDS encoding DUF4398 domain-containing protein has translation MKQTLSITLGTLVLAGALVGCQSPPQDDLTAAQTALAAADEAEADLYVADLYVAAQDSFAAAQAEIEAQNAESQLSRNYARSKSLLQFVTETATQAQAEVETRKVAMVAETDALILQADEAVAQAQAIMAQVPAGEDSELALVTVGESAGTAASTLEEAKAAQAAGDTARAHELAKTALEQANALIEELNGAMTTTVAPIS, from the coding sequence ATGAAGCAGACCCTTTCCATCACGCTCGGCACGCTCGTCCTCGCTGGCGCACTCGTCGGCTGCCAGTCCCCGCCGCAAGACGACCTCACCGCTGCGCAGACCGCCCTCGCCGCCGCTGACGAGGCCGAAGCCGACCTCTACGTGGCCGACCTCTACGTCGCCGCGCAGGACTCCTTCGCCGCAGCTCAGGCCGAGATCGAAGCGCAGAACGCGGAGTCCCAGCTCTCCCGCAACTACGCCCGCTCCAAGTCCCTCCTCCAGTTCGTCACCGAGACGGCGACCCAGGCTCAGGCCGAGGTCGAGACGCGTAAGGTGGCGATGGTGGCGGAGACCGACGCCCTGATCCTGCAGGCCGACGAAGCCGTCGCCCAGGCGCAGGCGATCATGGCGCAGGTCCCGGCCGGCGAAGACAGCGAGCTCGCGCTCGTGACGGTCGGCGAGAGCGCCGGCACGGCGGCGTCGACGCTTGAAGAAGCGAAGGCAGCGCAGGCCGCAGGCGACACCGCCCGCGCGCACGAACTCGCGAAGACGGCCCTCGAGCAGGCGAACGCCCTCATCGAAGAGCTCAACGGTGCGATGACGACGACCGTGGCCCCGATCAGCTGA